The proteins below come from a single Papaver somniferum cultivar HN1 chromosome 11, ASM357369v1, whole genome shotgun sequence genomic window:
- the LOC113320940 gene encoding BTB/POZ domain-containing protein At1g01640-like, whose amino-acid sequence MVCSICKTNTVSLYNRCGAYAEANDGTGVPVCKTCYGEVDNILNFINKDRKNKTISYPADNNWGKRWVEEVTKEKDGFLSDLAAAFREKIHSDIKVKPGGRGRALPAHKFLLAARSEIFKTMLASDTCKVAPTGSISLPEFSYEELKTFLEFLYGGSLAIEKFKEHFYTLTIAADKYVIPHLQKFCEQQILNMLDASNALKVLQLSEVCSNETLKRAALDSILKYKNEIVLLPYFEEFARENPHLMVHITRASLTCFTGK is encoded by the exons ATGGTTTGTTCTATATGTAAAACGAATACAGTTTCATTGTATAACAGATGTGGTGCATATGCAGAAGCGAACGACGGGACCGGAGTTCCAGTATGTAAGACTTGTTACGGGGAAGTCGATAACATACTGAACTTTATAAATAAAGACAGAAAGAATAAAACCATATCCTATCCAGCCGATAACAATTGG GGGAAAAGGTGGGTCGAAGAAGTGACAAAAGAAAAAGACGGTTTTCTGAGTGATCTAGCTGCAGCCTTTAGAGAGAAAATCCACTCAGATATTAAAGTGAAGCCGGGCGGCCGTGGACGCGCTCTACCTGCGCATAAATTTTTGCTG GCAGCAAGATCCGAAATTTTCAAAACCATGTTAGCATCGGATACATGCAAAGTTGCACCAACCGGCTCAATTTCTCTCCCTGAATTCAGCTATGAAGAGCTCAAGACATTCTTGGAGTTCCTTTATGGCGGCAGCTTGGCTATAGAAAAATTTAAGGAGCATTTTTACACCTTAACAATTGCAGCTGACAAGTATGTAATTCCACACTTGCAGAAGTTCTGTGAGCAACAGATTTTGAATATGTTAGATGCATCAAATGCACTTAAAGTTCTCCAGCTCTCTGAAGTTTGTTCCAATGAGACTTTAAAGCGTGCTGCTCTGGATTCAATACTCAAGTACAAAAACGAGATAGTTCTTTTACCTTATTTTGAAGAATTTGCAAGAGAGAATCCACATTTGATGGTACATATCACAAGGGCCTCGCTGACTTGCTTCACTGGGAAGTAG